GACGCGTGCGGCTTTGGGAACGAAAACGCCCATAAAACGAGAGGTGCTTGGGTAAATCTCAGATGCACCGCGTGCTTGCCTACGCAAAAGTCTCTTGCAAGCCCAAGTCAACCCATTCTTTCCTTCCAATTCCGCTTGTCGGTGCCCCACATGAGGCGACCGCGAAGGGTGTCCAGATAGTTGCCCGACTGCACACGCAGCATCTTGACCGGCTCCTTGCTCTTGCGAATGGCGATCTCTACTTTGTCGCTTACGGGCACCGTACGCGTGTCCAAGGCAACCATCGCCCGCCCGGTGCGCGTCTCCAGACTAAAGGAAATCACGCAGTCATCGGCGAGAATCATTGGGCGAACGGTCAATGAATGCGGCGCTACGGGCGTGACAACCAATGCATTGGCATTGGGGTGGATGATCGGGCCACCGCAAGACAGCGAATAAGCCGTCGATCCGGTCGGGGTCGCAATCACCAATCCGTCACCCCAATAGCTGTTCAGGAACTCACCATTGATATAGGTGTGGACGGTGATCATCTCGTTGCTTTCGCTTTTATGGATTGTGAAATCGTTCAGGCCAAAATTGTAGTCCCCAAACAATCCCGCCGGCGAACTTTCAACTTCAATGCCCCACCGCAAGTCGATGCGGTACATGTCTTTCATGATCTCGGTCGTCGCGGCAAGCAGGTGCTCCTGCGTCACGGTCGTCAAAAACCCGAGCCGTCCGAAGTTGACGCCCAAAACGGGGAGAATGCCCTTGACCACCATGGCCGTATTCAAAAAGGTGCCGTCCCCGCCAAAGCTGTAGGCAAAGTCGCATTCGTCAAGCTGTTTTTCGTCGGTCAGGATAAACGGCGCGATGTGATCGGGCCATTCGGGCATCACCTTCTCAAGCTCCTCCGAATATTTGTAATGCACCAAGTAAGCCACTTTCTTCTCCTTCAAAAAGTCGAAAAAGCGGGCCAGAAAGGCGAGGTCGGTGCGTTCGGTGATGC
This portion of the Bacteroidota bacterium genome encodes:
- a CDS encoding NAD kinase; amino-acid sequence: MKLAIFGRITERTDLAFLARFFDFLKEKKVAYLVHYKYSEELEKVMPEWPDHIAPFILTDEKQLDECDFAYSFGGDGTFLNTAMVVKGILPVLGVNFGRLGFLTTVTQEHLLAATTEIMKDMYRIDLRWGIEVESSPAGLFGDYNFGLNDFTIHKSESNEMITVHTYINGEFLNSYWGDGLVIATPTGSTAYSLSCGGPIIHPNANALVVTPVAPHSLTVRPMILADDCVISFSLETRTGRAMVALDTRTVPVSDKVEIAIRKSKEPVKMLRVQSGNYLDTLRGRLMWGTDKRNWKERMG